A DNA window from Hordeum vulgare subsp. vulgare chromosome 1H, MorexV3_pseudomolecules_assembly, whole genome shotgun sequence contains the following coding sequences:
- the LOC123412912 gene encoding LOB domain-containing protein 6-like, whose amino-acid sequence MASSSASSFPGSVITMASSAAAAGAASSGAAGTGSPCAACKFLRRKCQPDCVFAPYFPPDNPQKFVHVHRVFGASNVTKLLNELNPYQREDAVNSLAYEADMRLRDPVYGCVGVISVLQHQLRQLQQDLARARYELSKYQAAAAVAVSASVGCNGTPAMADFIGNTVPNCTQNFINISHSTAIGAGLGFGHDQFAAVQMLARSYEGEGAVARLGVNGGSGGGYDFGYTSGMGPVSGLGPLGGGPFLKHGTAGGDERHTAAQ is encoded by the exons ATGGCCTCCTCATCGGCGTCGTCGTTTCCAGGCTCCGTGATCACCATGGCAtcctcggcggcggcggcaggcgcCGCGAGCTCCGGGGCGGCCGGCACGGGCTCGCCATGCGCGGCCTGCAAGTTCCTCCGGCGCAAGTGCCAGCCCGACTGCGTGTTCGCGCCCTACTTCCCGCCGGACAACCCGCAGAAGTTCGTTCACGTGCACCGCGTCTTCGGAGCCAGCAACGTCACCAAGCTGCTCAACGAGCTGAACCCGTACCAGCGGGAGGACGCGGTGAACTCGCTCGCCTACGAGGCCGACATGCGCCTCCGCGACCCTGTCTACGGCtgcgtcggcgtcatctccgtcCTCCAGCACCAGCTCCGCCAGCTCCAGCAGGACCTCGCCCGCGCCAGATACGAACTCTCAAAGTACCAG GCGGCTGCGGCGGTGGCGGTCTCGGCGTCTGTGGGGTGCAACGGGACGCCGGCAATGGCGGATTTTATCGGCAACACGGTGCCCAACTGCACCCAGAACTTCATCAACATCAGCCACTCCACGGCGATCGGCGCTGGCCTTGGGTTCGGGCACGACCAGTTCGCGGCCGTGCAGATGCTGGCCAGGAGCTACGAGGGCGAGGGAGCTGTCGCGAGACTCGGCGTgaacggcggcagcggcggcggctacGATTTCGGGTACACATCAGGCATGGGGCCGGTGTCCGGCCTCGGGCCGCTGGGCGGCGGACCGTTTTTGAAACATGGCACGGCCGGCGGCGACGAGAGGCACACCGCCGCGCAGTAG